In one Alosa alosa isolate M-15738 ecotype Scorff River chromosome 14, AALO_Geno_1.1, whole genome shotgun sequence genomic region, the following are encoded:
- the LOC125306926 gene encoding low choriolytic enzyme-like isoform X1, protein MAVFKFTVGLLALLLVAFAWAEEVETDEIVEDTNAELSVSELLERANRDRTPDFDEPELMGDIAIDSADERNADPCTSSGCMWQKYSDGKVYVPYVIQNHYSSRELSIIQRGLDSFSSMSCIRFKLRSNERDYLSIESRNGCYSYIGRTGNAQTVSLSRSGCLYHNTVQHELLHALGFNHEQTRSDRDNHIRVVWENIIDDMKHNFNKVNTLNQGTPYDYNSVMQYHKTAFSKNNQPTMVPIPNSNVAIGQATQMSQNDINRLNRLYKCCE, encoded by the exons ATGGCCGTGTTCAAGTTCACCGTGGGtctgctggccctgctgctggTTGCCTTTGCCTGggctgaggaggtggag ACTG ATGAGATTGTGGAAGACACCAATGCTgagctgtctgtgtctgagctgcTGGAGAGAGCCAACAGGGACCGCA CTCCTGACTTTGACGAGCCTGAGCTGATGGGAGACATCGCCATCGACTCTGCTGATGAAAGGAACGCTGACCCCTGCACCTCCAGCGGCTGCATGTGGCAAAAGTACAGTGATGGCAAGGTCTACGTGCCCTACGTCATTCAGAACCACTACT CTTCCCGCGAGCTGTCCATCATCCAGCGTGGTCTGGACTCCTTCTCCTCCATGTCCTGCATCCGCTTCAAGCTCCGCAGCAACGAGAGGGACTACCTCAGCATTGAGTCTCGCAATGG ATGCTACTCTTACATTGGTCGTACTGGAAACGCTCAGACCGTGTCCCTGAGCCGCTCCGGCTGCCTGTACCACAACACCGTCCAGCACGAGCTGCTCCATGCTCTGGGTTTCAACCACGAGCAGACCCGCAGCGACCGTGACAACCACATCCGCGTTGTCTGGGAGAACATCATCGATG acatgaaGCACAACTTCAACAAGGTCAACACCCTGAACCAGGGAACTCCCTATGACTACAACTCTGTTATGCAGTACCACAA GACCGCCTTCTCCAAGAACAACCAACCCACCATGGTGCCCATTCCCAACAGCAACGTTGCGATTGGCCAGGCCACCCAGATGAGCCAGAACGACATCAACAGGCTCAACAGGCTGTACAAGTGCTGTGAGTAG
- the LOC125306926 gene encoding high choriolytic enzyme 2-like isoform X2, which yields MAVFKFTVGLLALLLVAFAWAEEVETDEIVEDTNAELSVSELLERANRDRTPDFDEPELMGDIAIDSADERNADPCTSSGCMWQKYSDGKVYVPYVIQNHYSSRELSIIQRGLDSFSSMSCIRFKLRSNERDYLSIESRNGCYSYIGRTGNAQTVSLSRSGCLYHNTVQHELLHALGFNHEQTRSDRDNHIRVVWENIIDDMKHNFNKVNTLNQGTPYDYNSVMQYHKTAFSKNNQPTMVPIPNSNVAIGQATQMSQNDINRLNRLYKC from the exons ATGGCCGTGTTCAAGTTCACCGTGGGtctgctggccctgctgctggTTGCCTTTGCCTGggctgaggaggtggag ACTG ATGAGATTGTGGAAGACACCAATGCTgagctgtctgtgtctgagctgcTGGAGAGAGCCAACAGGGACCGCA CTCCTGACTTTGACGAGCCTGAGCTGATGGGAGACATCGCCATCGACTCTGCTGATGAAAGGAACGCTGACCCCTGCACCTCCAGCGGCTGCATGTGGCAAAAGTACAGTGATGGCAAGGTCTACGTGCCCTACGTCATTCAGAACCACTACT CTTCCCGCGAGCTGTCCATCATCCAGCGTGGTCTGGACTCCTTCTCCTCCATGTCCTGCATCCGCTTCAAGCTCCGCAGCAACGAGAGGGACTACCTCAGCATTGAGTCTCGCAATGG ATGCTACTCTTACATTGGTCGTACTGGAAACGCTCAGACCGTGTCCCTGAGCCGCTCCGGCTGCCTGTACCACAACACCGTCCAGCACGAGCTGCTCCATGCTCTGGGTTTCAACCACGAGCAGACCCGCAGCGACCGTGACAACCACATCCGCGTTGTCTGGGAGAACATCATCGATG acatgaaGCACAACTTCAACAAGGTCAACACCCTGAACCAGGGAACTCCCTATGACTACAACTCTGTTATGCAGTACCACAA GACCGCCTTCTCCAAGAACAACCAACCCACCATGGTGCCCATTCCCAACAGCAACGTTGCGATTGGCCAGGCCACCCAGATGAGCCAGAACGACATCAACAGGCTCAACAGGCTGTACAAGTGCT AG